In Leishmania mexicana MHOM/GT/2001/U1103 complete genome, chromosome 20, one genomic interval encodes:
- a CDS encoding putative ATP-binding cassette protein, with amino-acid sequence MSSPAPPTDRADAGLLHHLPHSPAESSAPPPASSHHKVVLTWEDVSYTVSGGDEGGSRTLVRHVFGYVQSGEMLAVLGPSGAGKTTLLDILAQRKVKGKGDITGRILLNGEPVDPAAFRLCSGYVQQEDIMHSYVTVEEVVRFSATLRASPTFSEEALESRVSQVLRQLGIYHVRHSCIGSALVRGISGGQRKRCAVAAEMVTLPSLLFLDEPTTGLDTFTALHLLTLLRSLSRSGVAVVFSIHQPRSRIYEVFDRVLLLNGIGEEAYFGPADDAVRFLAEIGLSSSYSNNPADYLIDAVSVLLVEREEWRSEEAQQSAAVEATTNGNQGCLSSPSVDTEERWEQLPSVAPTQGRDIAAAFASLRLADVMRQIDELQRSSRAATAALTATESQVRAYHRSWATQVRCIAMRCLRNRRRDPVATYVSVTSAIVFAFLTGTIYYQVGNSQDSIRSRMGVLFFILMISTFSSLGSLEMFLTDRAIYAREHRNGMYSTSAYYIGKFIQDAPVAVVINFLFNLIVYLLVGLQRTVVKFLIFDSVGALVTLNSYALCLFMSSLSKNYATANILTSLLLVLYLLPTGGMLVSLNSIPLMWRWIKHVSFVRFAFSVMVANEFDGLTFVCDPVPSDIAPCITSGTAYAASQGMYTKDIRSHILIVAFSMAVYLVLGYLALRGFRSTEGK; translated from the coding sequence ATGTCGTCTCCGGCGCCACCTACCGACCGCGCAGACGCTGGACTGCTTCACCATCTGCCCCACTCTCCGGCGGAGTCGTCTGCCCCGCCCCCAGCCTCCTCACACCACAAGGTTGTGCTCACCTGGGAAGACGTCAGCTATACCGtcagcggtggtgacgaAGGTGGCAGCCGCACCCTTGTGCGACATGTCTTCGGCTACGTTCAAAGTGGCGAGATGCTCGCCGTTCTGGGCCCTTCTGGGGCGGGTAAGACGACGTTACTCGATATCTTAGCGCAGCGCAAGGTGAAGGGCAAGGGCGACATCACAGGTAGAATTCTGCTGAACGGAGAGCCCGTTGATCCGGCCGCGTTCCGGCTCTGCAGCGGCTACGTGCAGCAGGAGGATATTATGCATAGCTATGTGaccgtcgaggaggtggtcCGCTTTTCTGCCACCCTCCGCGCCTCGCCGACTTTTTCGGAAGAGGCGCTGGAGAGTCGGGTATCTCAGGTGCTTCGGCAGCTTGGTATTTACCACGTGCGCCACAGTTGCATCGGTAGCGCATTAGTGCGCGGCATCAGCGGAGGACAGCGCAAGCggtgcgctgtcgccgcagAGATGGTGACGTTGCCGTCCCTGCTCTTCCTGGATGAGCCGACAACCGGCCTCGACACCTTCACGGCGCTGCATCTCCTCACGCTTCTGCGCTCGCTCTCCCGCTCAGGGGTGGCTGTCGTCTTCTCCATCCATCAGCCACGCTCGCGCATCTACGAGGTTTTTGACCGCGTTCTGCTGCTGAACGGGATCGGGGAGGAGGCGTACTTTGGCCCTGCCGATGACGCGGTCCGGTTTCTTGCCGAGATCGGCCTCTCCTCCAGCTATTCGAACAACCCAGCCGACTACCTCATTGACGCCGTTTCCGTTTTGCTAGTCGAGAGGGAGGAGTGGCGGTcagaagaggcgcagcagtcggcGGCAGTAGAGGCAACCACGAACGGGAATCAGGGCTGCCTATCCTCGCCGTCAGTCGACACGGAGGAAAGGTGGGAACAACTGCCGTCGGTAGCGCCAACGCAGGGACGTGacatcgctgccgcctttgCTTCTCTACGCCTAGCCGACGTTATGCGGCAAATCGACGAGCTGCAACGCTCCTCCAgagcggcaacagcggctTTGACCGCGACCGAATCCCAGGTGCGCGCCTACCACCGCAGCTGGGCCACACAAGTGCGGTGCATCGCCATGCGGTGTCTGCGCAATCGTCGCCGTGACCCTGTCGCGACGTACGTCTCCGTCACGTCTGCTATCGTATTCGCCTTTCTCACGGGCACGATCTACTACCAAGTCGGGAACTCACAGGACAGCATCCGCAGTCGCATGGGCGTCCTCTTTTTCATCTTGATGATCAGTactttctcctccctcggCAGCCTCGAGATGTTTCTGACTGATCGCGCCATCTACGCACGCGAGCACCGCAACGGCATGTACAGCACATCGGCGTACTACATAGGCAAGTTCATTCAAGATGCGCCCGTCGCGGTGGTGATAAACTTTCTCTTCAACTTGATTGTCTACCTCCTGGTTGGCTTGCAGCGCACCGTCGTGAAGTTTCTCATCTTCGACAGCGTCGGTGCCTTGGTCACGCTGAACAGCTACGCCCTCTGCCTTTTCATGTCGAGCCTGTCCAAGAACTACGCCACCGCCAACATTCTCACCTCTCTGCTGTTGGTGCTGTATCTGCTGCCAACAGGCGGCATGCTGGTGAGTTTGAACAGCATCCCACTCATGTGGCGCTGGATCAAGCACGTTTCCTTCGTCCGCTTTGCCTTTTCAGTGATGGTGGCGAACGAGTTTGACGGGCTGACCTTCGTCTGCGACCCGGTGCCGTCCGACATCGCGCCATGCATCACATCTGGGACGGCGTACGCGGCCTCGCAGGGGATGTACACCAAGGACATTAGGTCGCACATCCTGATTGTCGCGTTCAGCATGGCAGTCTATCTTGTACTCGGCTACCTCGCGCTGCGCGGATTTCGGTCCACTGAGGGAAAGTGA